In the Sus scrofa isolate TJ Tabasco breed Duroc chromosome 6, Sscrofa11.1, whole genome shotgun sequence genome, one interval contains:
- the ADGRG5 gene encoding adhesion G-protein coupled receptor G5 isoform X2 produces MEKMEVAAKKRSLISFADFIHGLEWRLLNVSFGGHNLTLKTHTIQTLAFKLGCNFTGLSLSSDTLERVPQAQARHAMQFPAELTRDACRTHTRELRLICIYFFTSHFFKKDINSSLLNNYVLGAQLGHGPVNNLSDRVNISFWHNQSLESYTVTCVFWKEGASKDYWGAWSPEGCLTEQPSPSQVLCRCNHLTYFAVLMQLSPAPVPATLLAPLLYISLVGCSISIVASLLTVLLQFYARKQSDSTTRIHMNLNSSVLLLNVAFLLSPVWAVPGSACTVLGATLHYMLLSCLTWMAIEGFNLYLLLGRVYNIYFRRYVLKLCAVGWGVPAFLVLLLLATNSSVYGPHRIPLSDSQRNGTDFQNMSICWVRNPDVHSVLVMGYGGLMSLFNLVVLVWALRVLRRLRVQEKPPGPRACRDTVTVLGLTVLLGTTWALAFFSFGVFLLPQLFLFTIFNSFYGFFLFLWFCSQRCRAEAEAEAEMEAFSSSQAMHRSPL; encoded by the exons ATGGAGAAGATGGAGGTGGCGGCCAAGAAACGGAGCCTGATTTCCTTTGCTGA CTTCATCCATGGCCTGGAATGGAGGCTGCTCAACGTCAGCTTTGGGGGCCACAACCTCACCTTGAAGACACACACCATCCAGACGCTGGCCTTCAAGCTGGGCTGCAACTTCACCGGCCTCTCACTGAGCAGTGACACTCTGGAGCGTGTCCCCCAG GCCCAAGCCCGGCACGCCATGCAGTTCCCGGCTGAGCTGACCCGGGATGCCTGCAGGACCCACACCAGGGAGCTGCGTCTCATCTGCATCTACTTCTTCACCAGCCACTTTTTCAAG AAAGACATCAACTCATCTCTGCTCAATAACTATGTTCTGGGGGCCCAGCTGGGTCATGGACCTGTGAACAACCTCAGTGATCGGGTGAACATCAGCTTCTGGCACAATCAAAGCCTG GAAAGCTACACGGTGACATGTGTTTTCTGGAAGGAGGGAGCCAGCAAGGACTACTGGGGGGCCTGGAGCCCTGAGGGCTGTCTCACAGAGCAGCCTTCACCTTCCCAGGTGCTCTGCCGCTGCAACCACCTCACCTATTTTGCTGTTCTCATG CAACTCTCCCCAGCCCCGGTCCCTGCCACGTTGCTGGCACCCCTCCTGTATATCTCCCTGGTGGGCTGCAGCATCTCCATCGTGGCCTCGCTGCTCACTGTCCTGCTGCAGTTCTATGCCAG GAAGCAGAGTGACTCCACAACACGCATCCACATGAACCTAAACTCCTCCGTGCTGCTCCTCAACGTCGCCTTCCTGCTGAGCCCGGTGTGGGCCGTGCCCGGGTCAGCATGCACGGTGCTGGGCGCCACCCTGCACTACATGCTGCTCAGCTGCCTCACCTGGATGGCCATCGAAGGCTTCAACCTCTACCTCCTGCTCGGGCGCGTCTACAACATCTACTTCCGCCGATACGTGCTCAAGCTCTGCGCCGTGGGCTGGG GGGTCCCGGCCTTCCTGGTGCTGCTGCTTCTTGCCACCAACAGCTCAGTTTATGGACCCCACAGGATCCCACTCTCCGATAGCCAGAGAAATGGCACGGACTTCCAGAACATGTCCAT ATGCTGGGTGCGGAACCCCGACGTGCACAGTGTCCTGGTCATGGGCTATGGTGGCCTCATGTCCCTTTTCAACCTGGTGGTGCTGGTCTGGGCGCTGCGGGTCCTGCGCAGACTGCGGGTGCAGGAGAAGCCGCCGGGCCCCCGGGCCTGCCGGGACACggtcactgtgctgggcctcACCGTGCTGCTGGGCACCACCTGGGCCTTGGCCTTCTTCTCCTTTGGCGTTTTCCTGCTGCCCCAGCTCTTCCTCTTCACCATCTTCAACTCATTCTACG gtttcttcctcttcctgtggTTCTGCTCCCAGAGGTGCCGcgcggaggcggaggcggaggcagagatggaggcaTTCAGCTCCTCCCAGGCGATGCA
- the ADGRG5 gene encoding adhesion G-protein coupled receptor G5 isoform X1: MVSFSGFLCLTKSFPSVSEVLRESGAGSWRRPGTGHGSLGALFFCLCLVTSQSWTAESSQDALSWMEKMEVAAKKRSLISFADFIHGLEWRLLNVSFGGHNLTLKTHTIQTLAFKLGCNFTGLSLSSDTLERVPQAQARHAMQFPAELTRDACRTHTRELRLICIYFFTSHFFKKDINSSLLNNYVLGAQLGHGPVNNLSDRVNISFWHNQSLESYTVTCVFWKEGASKDYWGAWSPEGCLTEQPSPSQVLCRCNHLTYFAVLMQLSPAPVPATLLAPLLYISLVGCSISIVASLLTVLLQFYARKQSDSTTRIHMNLNSSVLLLNVAFLLSPVWAVPGSACTVLGATLHYMLLSCLTWMAIEGFNLYLLLGRVYNIYFRRYVLKLCAVGWGVPAFLVLLLLATNSSVYGPHRIPLSDSQRNGTDFQNMSICWVRNPDVHSVLVMGYGGLMSLFNLVVLVWALRVLRRLRVQEKPPGPRACRDTVTVLGLTVLLGTTWALAFFSFGVFLLPQLFLFTIFNSFYGFFLFLWFCSQRCRAEAEAEAEMEAFSSSQAMHRSPL; this comes from the exons GTCGGGAGCTGGTTCTTGGAGGAGACCGGGCACAGGGCATGGATCGCTGGGGGCCCTTTTCTTCTGCCTGTGCCTGGTGACTTCCCAGAGCTGGACGGCAG AATCGTCCCAAGACGCCCTGAGCTGGATGGAGAAGATGGAGGTGGCGGCCAAGAAACGGAGCCTGATTTCCTTTGCTGA CTTCATCCATGGCCTGGAATGGAGGCTGCTCAACGTCAGCTTTGGGGGCCACAACCTCACCTTGAAGACACACACCATCCAGACGCTGGCCTTCAAGCTGGGCTGCAACTTCACCGGCCTCTCACTGAGCAGTGACACTCTGGAGCGTGTCCCCCAG GCCCAAGCCCGGCACGCCATGCAGTTCCCGGCTGAGCTGACCCGGGATGCCTGCAGGACCCACACCAGGGAGCTGCGTCTCATCTGCATCTACTTCTTCACCAGCCACTTTTTCAAG AAAGACATCAACTCATCTCTGCTCAATAACTATGTTCTGGGGGCCCAGCTGGGTCATGGACCTGTGAACAACCTCAGTGATCGGGTGAACATCAGCTTCTGGCACAATCAAAGCCTG GAAAGCTACACGGTGACATGTGTTTTCTGGAAGGAGGGAGCCAGCAAGGACTACTGGGGGGCCTGGAGCCCTGAGGGCTGTCTCACAGAGCAGCCTTCACCTTCCCAGGTGCTCTGCCGCTGCAACCACCTCACCTATTTTGCTGTTCTCATG CAACTCTCCCCAGCCCCGGTCCCTGCCACGTTGCTGGCACCCCTCCTGTATATCTCCCTGGTGGGCTGCAGCATCTCCATCGTGGCCTCGCTGCTCACTGTCCTGCTGCAGTTCTATGCCAG GAAGCAGAGTGACTCCACAACACGCATCCACATGAACCTAAACTCCTCCGTGCTGCTCCTCAACGTCGCCTTCCTGCTGAGCCCGGTGTGGGCCGTGCCCGGGTCAGCATGCACGGTGCTGGGCGCCACCCTGCACTACATGCTGCTCAGCTGCCTCACCTGGATGGCCATCGAAGGCTTCAACCTCTACCTCCTGCTCGGGCGCGTCTACAACATCTACTTCCGCCGATACGTGCTCAAGCTCTGCGCCGTGGGCTGGG GGGTCCCGGCCTTCCTGGTGCTGCTGCTTCTTGCCACCAACAGCTCAGTTTATGGACCCCACAGGATCCCACTCTCCGATAGCCAGAGAAATGGCACGGACTTCCAGAACATGTCCAT ATGCTGGGTGCGGAACCCCGACGTGCACAGTGTCCTGGTCATGGGCTATGGTGGCCTCATGTCCCTTTTCAACCTGGTGGTGCTGGTCTGGGCGCTGCGGGTCCTGCGCAGACTGCGGGTGCAGGAGAAGCCGCCGGGCCCCCGGGCCTGCCGGGACACggtcactgtgctgggcctcACCGTGCTGCTGGGCACCACCTGGGCCTTGGCCTTCTTCTCCTTTGGCGTTTTCCTGCTGCCCCAGCTCTTCCTCTTCACCATCTTCAACTCATTCTACG gtttcttcctcttcctgtggTTCTGCTCCCAGAGGTGCCGcgcggaggcggaggcggaggcagagatggaggcaTTCAGCTCCTCCCAGGCGATGCA